The region ACGGCAGCTGATGCCACCAAAACCTATTACACCGATCCCTACTACAACGGCCCCTGCTTCGACTGCCACGGCCACGAAGCCAAAACCACCGGCGCCACCAACCCCACGAGCGCCAGCGCCGCCACCACAATCCACACGGACTGGGCCCAGTCGGCCCATGCCGGCATGATCCTGAGCGCCAAGAAGGTCAATAACGGCGCCACGGCAACGGATAACACCGACAAGGCGATGCAGGCCTACAGCGACGATACCTTCATGGGCGGCACCAGCGCCTGGAGCCATTACAACTGGGATTCGACCCTGACCAGCGCCGGAGCTGACGACCGCGGTTCCTGCCAGAAGTGCCACACCGCAACCGGCTTCTCGAACTTCGCCGACAACCCCACCAGCTACGATGCGACGCGCAACGACTTCTCGCATCTGCTGAACTGGACGCAGAAAACCGCGAGCGGCGCCGCCACCGGCGGTTCGAAGAAACAGAACGAAGTCCTGTACTGCTGGGGCTGCCACAAGAGCGCCGGCAGCGGCACACTGCGCAATCCGGGTGCGGTCACGGCTGATTACACCTACAATGGCGTAGCCGTTACCTTCCCCAATGTGGGCAACTCCAACGTCTGCGTCGTCTGCCACGGCGGCCGCGGCAACACCCAGACCGCCCGTTCCTCGCGGTTTGAAGGGCACCACGGGACCACCGCCGGCATGCTGTTCGCCTCGGTGAGCCACATCGGTTCCGAATTTACCGGGAAGGACTACACGCCTCCCACCTTCTTCGCCCACGACAAGATCAACGCCACAACCTCCGGCCCCTGCGCAAGCTGCCATATGCAGGCTGCCGCCAAGCACACCTTCTCGGTGGTTTCGACCTCTTCCGTGGACGGCACCATCGCCAAGATCAGAAGCCAGGCGATCTGCGATAGCTGCCACACCGGCACCTACGCCATGACCCCGGCCAAGCTGGAAGAAGAAAAAACCGGCTTCACGGAGGCAACGAACCTGCTCATCGCCTACCTGGCGAACACGGAGGTGAACGCCTACAACACCAACATCACAACCGCGTCCAGCACCGCCGCCGGTCTTGCCGCCCTGTCCAACGCGCAGTACAGCGCCTTCCAGAACGCCAAACTGCCGGCCGACTCTCCGGGTGCCTGGGCACATAACCGGTACTACGCCAAGCGGCTGATCTTCGACTCGCTGGATTGCATGCAGCACGGCGATACCCTCACGGGTTCGATTACCCTGTCTGCGACACAACTGGCCGCATATCCCAATGCGGCAACATGGCTGGGTGCCAACGCCACCACCGGGGTGGCAGCTCGCCCCTAGCAAGCGCTTCCGCAGGGGCGTAGTTGTGTGCCCGCCCCTGCGCAGCATGGCACCTGTTCAAAAGAAAGGCCCCGGAGAAGTCTTCCGGGGCCTTTTCCATCGATGCCTGGTGAAGGCTTCGGTTTTTTTACGTGCGGCAGAAGGGTGGGGTTACCGGGGTGGAAGCGGACTACGCTATGGACATGCATGTTAAAAGAAAGCGCGTGCTGCCTTTGTACCTTGCGCTGTCGGTGCTGGCACACGGCCTGTTCCTGTTTTCCATGGGGCGGTTCGGGAGCTATACCTTCGTGGCGCCGGTCAATCATATCCAGGCCGTCATGGTGGATCTGACCAAACCCCGCGACAACAGCGCGCCGGTTGCGCCCCCCAAAGCCCGGGAGGTCAGCGATGAAGGCGCGGGCCCGCAGGAGGTGCAAGGGGAAAAGCGGCAGGCGCCGCCGGCGAAAAAGGCGGACAGCCCGGCACCAACGACGGTACAGGATGAACGCGGCAAGCAGAAGCCCGTCGATGGCGACGTTCCCGCGAAACAGAAGATCGCCCCTCCCGTGGAGGATACAAAGCCGGCAAGCGCCCCGGCACCCCATGTCCCGCGGAAAGCCGCATCAGCGCCGGTCATCGCCCCGCCGCTGAGAACGGCAGGAGAGTTCCTGGCGTCGAAGAACGAAAAACTCACCTACCTCATAAGCCTGCTCGGCCTCCCGGTGGGGAGCGCCGAACTGGAGGCCAAAAACGAAAAGGGCGAAGTCCGGATTACCCTGAGGATCACGTCGAATACCGCCATTTCCAGCGTCTACCCCGTGGACGACTCTGTCGAAACCCGCCACATCGCCGGAAACTTCCTCATTACGAAGATCAAGCAGCAGGAAGGTTCGTTCAGGAGCGATACCGGGTTCACCCTGTTTCTCCGGGACAAGAGCGTCTTCTGGGTCGATCTCCTGAAGAAGCGCAGTTCGCGGGAAACCGTCCCGACGAGCGATGTGCTCGACACCCTGTCGGGGTTCTATTACCTCCGCAACCGGCCGCTGCTGGCCGGCACCACGGAGACGCTCCACATCTACGACAGCGAGACCTATGCAGATGTGCCGGTGGAGGTGGTGCGCCGGGAGACGATACGCCTGCGCAATTTCAAGGAAGTAAATACCGTGGTGGTCCGCCCGCTCCAGCAGACCGCCGGGATCTTCAGGCACAGCGGAGAAATCCTGATCTGGATGACCGACGACGCCAACAAGGTGCCGGTCAAAATCGTCACCTCCATTGCGCTTGGCACGGTAACGGCCGAGCTCGTGTCGGCCGAAACCACACCCGCGGAAGAAAAAGCCAAGGAAAAATAGTTCCCGCCGCAGTCATATTCTGGTAATAATAGTTGCTTATGAAAAAGTTCAGCTATTACATCCTGCTGGTAGTCGTCTGCTATTTTGCCTACATCGTCATTTCCCTGAGCCTGGTCCCGCCGGTGTCCGACCTGGCCGACCGAAAATTCAGCATGACCATCCAGGTCAAGGACTGGCAGGGGGAGTACCATCCCTTTGTGGTCGGGCCCCCCAACCGCTATTGGACCCCTTCCGGGCGCATCCCCCCCGAGATGAAGTGGGCCGTGATCCTGGCCGAGGACAGCAATTTCTATACTCATGAAGGTTTCGACGTCAAGGCCATCAAGAACGCCATCAAGTACGACCTGGAAAAGAAGAGCCTCAAGCGCGGCGCCTCCACCATCACCCAGCAGGCTGCCAAGAACCTGTTCCTCTCCCGGGAGAAGACCATCACCCGCAAGCTCAAGGAGATCTACCTGGCCTGGCGCATGGAGCAGGAGCTGAGCAAGGGGCGCATCATCGAGCTCTATCTGAACGTGGTCGAGTTGGGGCCCATGGTCTACGGCATCGGCAACGGCGCCCACTACTACTTCGGCAAGCCGGCCTCGGCCCTGACCCCGAGGGAATGCGCCTTTCTGGCCGCCATGCTGCCCGGGCCGCGGGTCGCCTACAACCCCTACAAGAACCTGGGGAAGGTGCTGCGCCGTTCCAACATGATCCTGCGGCTGTTGCGCCAGAAAGGGGTCCTGAGCGAGGGCGAGTACCAGGCCGCCCTGGCCCAGCAGCCGAATATCGCGGGGATGCAGCGCAAGGTGGACAAGAGCATCGCGACGCCGCCGGTGTTCACGGCGCCGTCGTCGGCTAGGAACGAGCCTGCCGAGCCGCCGGCCGATGCGGCACAGGAGAAGGCGCCCGAGGGAGAGAGTGCGCCCTCCGGGGAGTCCCCGGCCGGTGGCGCGCCGCCGGCGGCATCGGAAGATGCCGGCCAGGAAAAGAAGTGATGACGCCATGGATATGCTCATGACCGGAAAGACCGACCTCAAAAATCTGACGCTGCCGGCTCTGGAACGGTTCCTCCAGGGCAAGGGCAAGGAGCGCTTCCGCGCCACCCAGATCTTCAAGTGGATCTACCAGCAGGATGCCCGTTCGTTCGAGGAGATGAGCAACATCTCCAAGGACCTGCGGGCCGAGTTGGCCGAGACCGCCTTCATCAGCGACCTCGCGCCGGAGGCGGTGGAGGAGGGGAGCGACGGGACGCGCAAGTACCTCTTCGCCCTTGCCGACGGCAATGCCGTGGAAGCGGTGCTGATCCCGGACGAAGGGCGCAACACCCTGTGCATCTCATCCCAGGCCGGCTGCGCCATGGGGTGCGAATTCTGCCTCACCGGGACCTTCAAACTGACCCGCAACCTGACCACGGCCGAGATCGTCAACCAGATCATGGCGGTCAGGCGGGAGTTCGACATCCGCAACATCGTCATGATGGGCATGGGCGAGCCGCTCCACAATCTGGACAACGTCATCCCGGCCATCCAGATCATGATCGACGGCAACGGCCTGCAGTTCTCCAACCGGCGGGTGACGGTCTCGACCTGCGGGCTGGTGCCGGAGATGGAGCGGCTCGGCCGCGAGGTGCCGACCGTCAACCTGGCGGTCTCGCTGAATGCCACCACCGACGAGCTGCGCGACCGGCTCATGCCGGTCAACCGGCGCTATCCGCTCAGGGAGCTGCTCAGGGCCTGCAAGGAGTTTCCGTTGCCGGGCCGGCGCAAGGTCACCTTCGAATATGTCATGCTGGGAGGACTGAACGATACGCTGGAGGATGCCAAGCGTCTGTTGCGCCTGACCAGCGACATCCCCAACAAGGTGAACCTGATCCCCTTCAACGAACATGAGGGGTGCGACCTCAAGGCACCGACCCGCGCCGCCGTGGACGCCTTCCACAAATACCTGATCGACCGCCATGTGACGGTCATCACCCGGGACAGCCGCGGCGGAGATATCTCGGCCGCCTGCGGCCAGTTGAAGGGACGGCTGAAAAAATAAGGGAATGCAACGACAAAACCCCGGAGGCTTTCAAAGCCACGGGGTTTTGTTCATTCAAAGGCTAATTTCAGGTTGTCCAAAAATAGTCAGATTGTCGCACCCGCGAGACAGGCCCTGAGGATGGCGGCAAGATGGCTGTTTTTCAATAACCTCCTAACGAGGTTCGGACGGCGCCCGTCTGCTGCGATACTCCACCACCGGCTGGTGGCCCGGTGCACGACGCGGCTTGGCGGCGGATGACTTCCCGGCGTTATTCCACGGTTTTCCCTGACCCTGGGAGGCGTTGGACTTGCCGCCAGGTTTGGAGAAACGGTTCCCTCCCGGGCCTCCCGGCCGTTTTGCACCTCCCGAACTCCGCCGCAGGACGGCCAGCGGGGCCAGCCCTTCGATATTCTGCTCCGGCAGCCGTTTGCCGATGAAGCGCTCGATCTTTTCCAGATAACTCACTTCAGACCGGGAAACAAAGGAGATGGCGATGCCGGAAGCGCCGGCGCGGCCGGTGCGACCGATGCGGTGGACATAGTCCTCGGCGAAGCGCGGCAGGTCGAAGTTGATCACGTGGCTGATCCCGGTGACGTCCAGGCCGCGTGCGGCCACGTCGGTGGCCACCAACAGGCGGATGCCGCCGCGGCGCATGCGCTCGATGGTCTTGTTGCGGGCGATCTGGTTCATGTCGCCGTGCAACGCCGCGGCCTGGTGGCCGTTGCGGGACAGTTCGCGCGCCAGTTCGTCGGCATCGCGTTTGGTGGCCGAGAAGATAATGGCCCGGGTGAGCGTCTGGTCACTGACCAGATGGTTGAGGAGTTCCTTCTTGTGGTGAAGGTTGTCGGCCACGTGCAGGCGCTGCTCGATCAGGGCGTGGGAGGCGGTGCGCACGGCCAACTCCACCCGTTGCGGGTTGCGCAGCATGCGCTCCGCCATCCTGCTGACGGTGGCGTCCATGGTGGCGGTGAACATGAGGGTCTGGCGGTCCGCAGGGGCGCGGGCCACGATCTTCTCCATGTCCTCGCTGAATCCCATGTCCAGCATGCGGTCGGCCTCATCCAGGATCAGCATCTCCAGGCGGTCCAGGCGGACGCTGCCGCGCTCCAGGTGGTCCAGCAGGCGCCCCGGCGTGGCGACGATGATGTCCACCGGCGCGGAGAGCAGGCGCAGCTGTTCGCGATAGGGCATCCCGCCCAAGAGCGTGCCGCAGCGGGGGCGAAAACCGCGGCCGTAGGCACGGGCGGCGTCCATGACCTGGCCCGCCAGTTCGCGGGTCGGGGTGAGGACCAGGATGCGGGGGCCCTTGCCCGGTACGGTGGAGGGCGCGGTCAGGCGTTGCAGGGCCGGCAGTACGAATGCGGCCGTTTTACCGGTTCCGGTTTGGGCCGTGGCGATCAGGTCGTGGCCGGCCATGGCCAGCGGTATGGATTGTTCCTGCACGGGTGTGGGGGTCGCGTAGCCGCAGTCGGCCACCGCCTTGAGGATGGCCGCGTTGAGGCCCAGTTCGTCAAACGTCATTGAGTCTATTCCTTTTCTGTGGTGTAGAGACAGGCGCGCGCGGGCCGCAGGATCAACCGGAATGATCCATGGACAAGACGGCAGTGCCGTGCGGCAGACATAATCTTCGCCTGCCAAAGGGTCTGCTTGGTTCAATGGGATAATTGAATGCAGGAGGGGCAGAATGCGATGATCAAAAGAAAAACGACGGACACCATGCCGTCGTTTCGGGTGTAAGTCTTTCGCCAGCATAAAGGTCTTGACGCAGAAAGGCAAGCACTAAATTTCGCCGGCGGGAGGCGGGCCCTATGGGGAGCCGCCCGGAAAGCGGCATTGGTGGAAAAAACGGTTGAAGTTTATGCCCAAAACACTTACAGTTTACGACGCTTTACCGACGCTATTCGAGAAGGAGCGGGAACCATGAAGGATGCGGCAATCGGGGTTATCGGCGGGAGCGGGCTCTACGAGATGGAAGGGCTGGAAGATGTCCGGCGGGTGCAGGTGGAAACGCCCTTCGGCACCCCTTCGGACGAGTACGTTACCGGCGTGCTGAACGGCGTGCGGATGGCGTTCCTCCCCCGCCACGGCCGCGGCCACCGCCTGCTCCCTTCCGAAGTCAACTACCGCGCCAACATCTATGGCATGAAAAAGCTGGGGGTGGAGCGGATCATCTCCGTATCGGCCGTGGGCAGCCTCAAGGAGATCATCGCTCCGGGCCACATCGTCATACCCGACCAGTTCATCGACCGGACCAAGGGCATCCGCAAGGATACCTTCTTCGGCGAGGGGATCGTGGCCCATGTGGGGTTTGCCGACCCGGTCTGCCTCGATCTGTCGGAGGCGCTTCATGCGGCGGCCCTCAAGGCCGGGGCGGTCGCCCACAAGGGGGGCACCTACATCTGCATGGAGGGGCCGGCCTTTTCGACCCGCGCCGAATCGTTCATGTACCGCGAGCGCGAGGCGGCGGTCATCGGCATGACCAACCTGACCGAGGCCAAGCTGGCGCGCGAAGCCGAGATCTGCTACGGCATCATCGCCCTTTCCACCGATTACGACTGCTGGCACACCTCCCATGACGACGTGTCGGTCGAGGCGGTGGTTCAGATCATCCAGCAGAACGTCGCCATGGCCAAGGAGATCATCCGCCACGCCGTGGCCGCCATCGACGGCCGGGAACAGAGCTGCCCCTGCGGCAGCGCCCTCCGCTACGCCATCATCAGCGACAGGTCGGTCATTCCGGCTGAAACGAAACAAAATCTCGAACTGCTCATCGGCAAATATCTGTAGCTCGTATTCATAACAAGGAGATGCTTTTCTATGGGAATCGTTGTCGTCGGCACCGTGGCCTTTGATACGGTGGAGACCCCTTTCGGCAGGGGCGAGAATGTCCTGGGGGGCTCGGCCACCTATTTTTCCACCTCGGCCAGTTTTTTTACCGATGTCTCGCTGGTGGCGGTCGTGGGGGAGGATTTCCCCGCGGAGCACGTGAGCTTCCTCCAGTCGCGGGATATCAATACCGACGGTCTGCAGCGGATCCCCGGCAAGACCTTCCACTGGAGCGGCAAGTACGGCTACGACCTGAACGAGGCCCAGACCCTGGATACGCAGCTCAACGTCCTGACGGAGTTCCGCCCCAACCTGCCCGAGTCCTACCGCGATGCCGACTACCTCTTCCTGGCGAACATCGACCCGGACCTGCAGATGGAGGTGCTGGACCAGGTGCGCCGGCCGAAGCTGGTGGCGTGCGATACCATGAATTTCTGGATCTCGTCCAAGCCCGAGGAATTGAAGAAGGTGCTCCGGAAGGTTGACATCGTGGTGATCAACGAGGGGGAGGCGCGCCAGTTCACCAACCAGTCGAACCTGGTCAAGGCGGCCCGCGAGATCATCGCCCTGGGGTGCAAGCGGCTGGTGGTCAAGCGGGGCGAGTACGGGGTGCTGATGTTCACGGCGGACTCCGTGTTTGCGGCGCCGGCCTACCCGCTGGAAGAGGTCTTCGACCCGACCGGCGCTGGCGACACCTTTGCCGGAGGCTTCATGGGGTACCTGGCCAATACGGGCGACCTGTCCGAGGAGGGGCTCCGCCAGGCCATCGTCTTCGGCTCGGTGATGGCCTCCTTCAATGTGGAGGATTTCAGCCTCGACCGCATGAAGCGCCTGGAATACCGGGAAATCGAGGCCCGCTACCGGAGCTTCAAGGCGTTGACGAGTTTCCGGGATATTAGCGAGCTCAAATCGTAACCATTGGATTTATTGACAAGTTTGGATTGTTTTGCTAGTTTTGCCGCGGGGTTGAATACGGTTTGATCGGATGCCCATGAAATTCTGCCGGTTGCACATCGTTTGCCTTCTTATGGCCCTGGCTGTCGCCGGCTGCGCCACCGGGCGCCAGCAGGAGGGGAAGAAGGAGCCGGGCTCCTACCATTACCAGATGGGGCTTTCCTACCTGGGAGAACGCAACTATACCAACGCGCTGATCGAGCTGACCGAGGCGGAGAAATTCGATCCCGAGAACCCGGAACTGCTCTATAACCTGGGCCTGGCCTACCTGGGCAAGAAGCGTTTCGCCCTGGCCGAGCAGAAGCTCCAACAGGCCATCATGCTGAAGCAGAACTACTCCCCGGCCCGTAACGACCTGGGGGTGGTCTATCTCGAACTCAAGCGGTGGGACAACGCCATCCAGCAGTTCAAGATCGTCAAGGACGATATCTTCTACCAGGACAGCGAAAGTGCGGCCATCAACCTGGGGCTGGCCTACCTCGGCAAGGGGGACTACCCCAAGGCGCTCGAGGAGCTGCGGGCGGTGATCGTCGCCAATCCGCGCAATCCCGTGGCCCGGCTTTCCCTGGGCCGGGTCTGGTTTGCCATGGACAAGACCGAGCAGGCTGTCGCCGAATACCGCAAGGCGCTGGAGATCTTCAAAGAGTTCGGCGCCGCGTATTATTATCTCGGTCTGGCCCAACTCAAGCAGAACAACCTTGATGCCGCCAGAAGCTCCTTCAACGAGGTGCTGCGCATCATTCCCGACTCTGAATTGGGACATGCGTCCCTGGGGTATCTGGAGCTTCTCAAGTAGTTTTCATCCGGAAACGGATGGAAACCAAGTAAGCGAGGACTGTTTGTCCGAAACCGTGCACAACGATGATTCCTCTCCCGCCACCCTGGGAGCCGTTCTCAGGCGATGCCGCGAGTACCACGGCATATCCCTCGATGAGGCCGCCGAGGCGACCAAAATGGGCAAGAACTATCTTCAGGCCCTGGAAAACGAACGCACCAAGGAATTTGCCAACCAGGCCTATCTGAAGGGCTTCCTGCGCATCTACGCCACCTACCTCGGCCTCAATCCCGACGACATGATCCGGCTGTATGACAAACAGCAGGCCCAGGGCAGCTCCCTGTCGGCGGCGGCGCACCCCAAAGGGGCTACCGGCGACGCCGAGGCCCCGAAGAAACGCATCTCCCTGCAAAAATTCGCCTTGCCGGCATTTCTGCTGTTGCTGATCATTATCACGGCGAGCA is a window of Geobacter sp. FeAm09 DNA encoding:
- the rlmN gene encoding 23S rRNA (adenine(2503)-C(2))-methyltransferase RlmN → MTGKTDLKNLTLPALERFLQGKGKERFRATQIFKWIYQQDARSFEEMSNISKDLRAELAETAFISDLAPEAVEEGSDGTRKYLFALADGNAVEAVLIPDEGRNTLCISSQAGCAMGCEFCLTGTFKLTRNLTTAEIVNQIMAVRREFDIRNIVMMGMGEPLHNLDNVIPAIQIMIDGNGLQFSNRRVTVSTCGLVPEMERLGREVPTVNLAVSLNATTDELRDRLMPVNRRYPLRELLRACKEFPLPGRRKVTFEYVMLGGLNDTLEDAKRLLRLTSDIPNKVNLIPFNEHEGCDLKAPTRAAVDAFHKYLIDRHVTVITRDSRGGDISAACGQLKGRLKK
- a CDS encoding PfkB family carbohydrate kinase, with the protein product MGIVVVGTVAFDTVETPFGRGENVLGGSATYFSTSASFFTDVSLVAVVGEDFPAEHVSFLQSRDINTDGLQRIPGKTFHWSGKYGYDLNEAQTLDTQLNVLTEFRPNLPESYRDADYLFLANIDPDLQMEVLDQVRRPKLVACDTMNFWISSKPEELKKVLRKVDIVVINEGEARQFTNQSNLVKAAREIIALGCKRLVVKRGEYGVLMFTADSVFAAPAYPLEEVFDPTGAGDTFAGGFMGYLANTGDLSEEGLRQAIVFGSVMASFNVEDFSLDRMKRLEYREIEARYRSFKALTSFRDISELKS
- a CDS encoding C-type polyheme cytochrome OmcB, giving the protein MQIKKLSIMMLLALSSAAFITGCGSSNKEGSASLNDVATVGDTVCIQCHGGSNADSVTGEDKVVEYQRSSPHLGDPGGCEACHGGGAQHYGVGPIPYPSPDVARCQTCHDGKTAPITSAQNYASSQHTNLAHQSGVCIRCHTNEGALLSNMVGLTGGDITPTGGTYSGQSFYNRNIGKVSWGYAYTAINCQTCHEHGAGLRSVYALYSTVSGRDAGKTVWNPSKAAAGSPTGDRQADNKNNQFNLCTSCHNMYDYSGTNVLYSGTAASGTLTAGHHNTSWYRLIPSTHKEKGMTKVTLPYANMSSSATGTNTLITGYVIRKVAPTGAATAADATKTYYTDPYYNGPCFDCHGHEAKTTGATNPTSASAATTIHTDWAQSAHAGMILSAKKVNNGATATDNTDKAMQAYSDDTFMGGTSAWSHYNWDSTLTSAGADDRGSCQKCHTATGFSNFADNPTSYDATRNDFSHLLNWTQKTASGAATGGSKKQNEVLYCWGCHKSAGSGTLRNPGAVTADYTYNGVAVTFPNVGNSNVCVVCHGGRGNTQTARSSRFEGHHGTTAGMLFASVSHIGSEFTGKDYTPPTFFAHDKINATTSGPCASCHMQAAAKHTFSVVSTSSVDGTIAKIRSQAICDSCHTGTYAMTPAKLEEEKTGFTEATNLLIAYLANTEVNAYNTNITTASSTAAGLAALSNAQYSAFQNAKLPADSPGAWAHNRYYAKRLIFDSLDCMQHGDTLTGSITLSATQLAAYPNAATWLGANATTGVAARP
- a CDS encoding lipopolysaccharide assembly protein LapB, whose product is MALAVAGCATGRQQEGKKEPGSYHYQMGLSYLGERNYTNALIELTEAEKFDPENPELLYNLGLAYLGKKRFALAEQKLQQAIMLKQNYSPARNDLGVVYLELKRWDNAIQQFKIVKDDIFYQDSESAAINLGLAYLGKGDYPKALEELRAVIVANPRNPVARLSLGRVWFAMDKTEQAVAEYRKALEIFKEFGAAYYYLGLAQLKQNNLDAARSSFNEVLRIIPDSELGHASLGYLELLK
- a CDS encoding transglycosylase domain-containing protein, which encodes MKKFSYYILLVVVCYFAYIVISLSLVPPVSDLADRKFSMTIQVKDWQGEYHPFVVGPPNRYWTPSGRIPPEMKWAVILAEDSNFYTHEGFDVKAIKNAIKYDLEKKSLKRGASTITQQAAKNLFLSREKTITRKLKEIYLAWRMEQELSKGRIIELYLNVVELGPMVYGIGNGAHYYFGKPASALTPRECAFLAAMLPGPRVAYNPYKNLGKVLRRSNMILRLLRQKGVLSEGEYQAALAQQPNIAGMQRKVDKSIATPPVFTAPSSARNEPAEPPADAAQEKAPEGESAPSGESPAGGAPPAASEDAGQEKK
- the mtnP gene encoding S-methyl-5'-thioadenosine phosphorylase gives rise to the protein MKDAAIGVIGGSGLYEMEGLEDVRRVQVETPFGTPSDEYVTGVLNGVRMAFLPRHGRGHRLLPSEVNYRANIYGMKKLGVERIISVSAVGSLKEIIAPGHIVIPDQFIDRTKGIRKDTFFGEGIVAHVGFADPVCLDLSEALHAAALKAGAVAHKGGTYICMEGPAFSTRAESFMYREREAAVIGMTNLTEAKLAREAEICYGIIALSTDYDCWHTSHDDVSVEAVVQIIQQNVAMAKEIIRHAVAAIDGREQSCPCGSALRYAIISDRSVIPAETKQNLELLIGKYL
- a CDS encoding DEAD/DEAH box helicase — its product is MTFDELGLNAAILKAVADCGYATPTPVQEQSIPLAMAGHDLIATAQTGTGKTAAFVLPALQRLTAPSTVPGKGPRILVLTPTRELAGQVMDAARAYGRGFRPRCGTLLGGMPYREQLRLLSAPVDIIVATPGRLLDHLERGSVRLDRLEMLILDEADRMLDMGFSEDMEKIVARAPADRQTLMFTATMDATVSRMAERMLRNPQRVELAVRTASHALIEQRLHVADNLHHKKELLNHLVSDQTLTRAIIFSATKRDADELARELSRNGHQAAALHGDMNQIARNKTIERMRRGGIRLLVATDVAARGLDVTGISHVINFDLPRFAEDYVHRIGRTGRAGASGIAISFVSRSEVSYLEKIERFIGKRLPEQNIEGLAPLAVLRRSSGGAKRPGGPGGNRFSKPGGKSNASQGQGKPWNNAGKSSAAKPRRAPGHQPVVEYRSRRAPSEPR
- a CDS encoding DUF3108 domain-containing protein, encoding MHVKRKRVLPLYLALSVLAHGLFLFSMGRFGSYTFVAPVNHIQAVMVDLTKPRDNSAPVAPPKAREVSDEGAGPQEVQGEKRQAPPAKKADSPAPTTVQDERGKQKPVDGDVPAKQKIAPPVEDTKPASAPAPHVPRKAASAPVIAPPLRTAGEFLASKNEKLTYLISLLGLPVGSAELEAKNEKGEVRITLRITSNTAISSVYPVDDSVETRHIAGNFLITKIKQQEGSFRSDTGFTLFLRDKSVFWVDLLKKRSSRETVPTSDVLDTLSGFYYLRNRPLLAGTTETLHIYDSETYADVPVEVVRRETIRLRNFKEVNTVVVRPLQQTAGIFRHSGEILIWMTDDANKVPVKIVTSIALGTVTAELVSAETTPAEEKAKEK